The Paenibacillus sp. FSL R7-0204 genome includes a region encoding these proteins:
- a CDS encoding radical SAM protein: MSTKYKALELDKPMTYELEGLEVGVTSNCNFRCDYCCAYNRNDGQTLDGKEVIRILEELPNLRRVRLSGGEVTLKFQDCVEIVAYCTSRGIQTQLNSNGSLLNEQRIGQLVDAGLTTIHISFNFTTAEGFSRYYNIHPSVYHKIRENITMFAKTNVNVVLETLLFNETQDHMQEISEHVYSMGVRTHEIQNSIIMGHTGWKAIAAREQLKNAVNELIARKPEDTTLYFTCMDRFMDAMGFEEQPGVYFPHCIEGMKQLHLHGNGDILISELCHPVIIGNIYNGTSLKDLYSNMPAPLSDYLEKRPCPALDALFPQGV, translated from the coding sequence ATGAGTACGAAATATAAAGCACTGGAACTGGATAAGCCGATGACTTACGAGCTGGAAGGGCTGGAAGTCGGCGTGACCTCGAACTGCAATTTCCGCTGTGATTACTGCTGCGCTTACAATAGAAATGACGGCCAGACCCTTGACGGTAAGGAGGTCATCCGCATTCTGGAGGAGCTGCCTAATCTGAGGCGTGTGCGCCTGTCGGGCGGAGAGGTTACGCTGAAGTTTCAGGATTGCGTGGAGATTGTGGCATACTGCACTTCCCGGGGGATTCAGACCCAGCTCAACTCGAACGGCAGTCTGCTGAATGAGCAGCGGATCGGGCAACTGGTGGACGCAGGTCTGACGACAATTCATATTTCTTTTAATTTCACCACGGCTGAAGGCTTCTCGCGGTATTATAATATTCATCCTAGTGTCTATCACAAAATCAGAGAGAACATCACTATGTTTGCCAAAACAAACGTGAATGTCGTGCTGGAGACACTGCTGTTCAATGAGACTCAGGATCATATGCAGGAAATCAGCGAGCATGTCTACTCCATGGGCGTAAGAACGCATGAAATCCAGAATAGTATTATCATGGGACATACCGGCTGGAAGGCGATTGCCGCCCGCGAGCAGCTGAAGAATGCCGTCAATGAACTGATTGCGCGGAAGCCGGAGGACACCACTCTCTACTTCACCTGTATGGACCGGTTCATGGACGCAATGGGCTTCGAGGAGCAGCCGGGCGTCTACTTCCCGCATTGTATTGAAGGCATGAAGCAGCTTCATCTGCACGGCAACGGCGACATTCTGATCTCCGAGCTGTGCCACCCGGTCATTATCGGCAATATCTATAACGGAACTTCGCTTAAGGACTTGTACAGTAATATGCCGGCACCGTTGTCGGACTATCTGGAGAAACGGCCTTGCCCGGCGCTGGACGCCTTGTTCCCGCAAGGAGTATAG
- a CDS encoding methyl-accepting chemotaxis protein: MKIRMKLSVMMIVVTLISTALMGIFTYTKSTGTIMNLTESSMEQANTNKAQTIAAMIDKEKRSMQLVAGDNEIVQLLTQAGNTGLSAGNPLQNQVNVKLQGLVKDAGNLEHMFVVDLKGTAVADSDTKLVGANFSDRNYTKNVLKTGKPVISETLKSKSTGAYILAFVHPVKSGEQMIGFVASAVRADSLVTYLADAKVAGAPSSYAYLVDETGNTLYHPDEKKIGSPVENKSIQAVVERVKAGETVADGTVEYTFEGAKKKAAFTVLPETKWTLVLTGDVDEVLQPVSEMTNFILLLGLGSLLLTLLIGTTVATRISSPIIKLTELVNRTAELDLKYDHQYEYLTKSKDETGTIAKAMFRTRAALREMAGSLIAISSKVLDNAETLEKLSNEVRENAHDNSATTEELSAGMEETAASTEEMTAAIHETLNNVRMISAKVKEGADVSGQITQRALELQHDAVTSTENAKQIYSSVRSEMQQAIEQSGAIHEINILADTILSITSQTNLLALNAAIEAARAGEAGRGFAVVAGEIRKLAEKSSETASGIQEVVKNVYASVEQMTRHSEAVLSFIDRNVLGDYERLTEVSQQYNEDASTINGLMNQFEEAADHLNETVSSIAIAVNEVAATVNEGAIGVQDIAEKTADIVEKTFHEATMADENTQSAKEMQQLVEKFII; the protein is encoded by the coding sequence ATGAAGATTCGAATGAAGCTATCGGTTATGATGATTGTCGTTACACTTATTTCTACAGCATTAATGGGGATTTTTACGTATACCAAATCTACAGGCACCATCATGAATCTGACCGAATCTTCCATGGAACAGGCGAACACCAATAAAGCGCAGACCATTGCTGCCATGATTGATAAAGAGAAGCGGAGTATGCAGTTGGTAGCCGGGGATAACGAGATTGTGCAGCTTTTGACGCAGGCAGGAAATACCGGATTAAGCGCGGGAAATCCCCTGCAGAATCAAGTGAATGTGAAGCTTCAGGGTCTGGTGAAGGATGCAGGCAACCTGGAGCATATGTTTGTGGTTGATTTGAAGGGAACGGCGGTTGCGGATAGCGATACCAAGCTGGTCGGCGCCAACTTCAGCGACAGAAATTATACGAAGAATGTCTTGAAGACCGGCAAACCTGTAATCAGCGAGACGCTGAAATCCAAGTCAACAGGGGCTTATATTCTGGCTTTTGTCCATCCGGTCAAGAGCGGAGAGCAGATGATCGGGTTCGTCGCTTCGGCGGTCAGGGCGGACAGTCTGGTGACCTATCTGGCTGATGCCAAGGTGGCGGGTGCCCCTTCATCTTATGCCTACCTGGTGGATGAAACGGGAAATACGCTGTACCATCCCGACGAGAAGAAGATCGGTTCACCGGTGGAGAACAAATCCATTCAAGCCGTGGTCGAGCGGGTGAAGGCGGGGGAGACGGTTGCGGATGGCACTGTGGAATACACCTTCGAGGGGGCCAAGAAAAAAGCCGCCTTCACCGTGCTCCCGGAGACGAAATGGACCTTGGTGCTGACCGGAGATGTGGACGAGGTGCTGCAGCCGGTAAGCGAGATGACGAACTTCATTCTGCTGCTGGGTCTCGGGAGCCTGCTGCTCACTCTGCTGATCGGGACTACGGTGGCAACCCGGATCTCCTCGCCGATCATCAAGCTCACGGAGCTGGTGAACCGCACGGCAGAGCTGGATCTCAAGTATGATCATCAATATGAATATTTGACTAAAAGTAAAGACGAGACAGGAACCATCGCCAAGGCTATGTTCCGTACCCGTGCGGCGCTGCGTGAGATGGCGGGCAGTCTGATTGCGATCTCCTCCAAGGTGCTGGACAATGCCGAGACGCTGGAGAAGCTGTCGAACGAGGTCAGAGAGAATGCGCATGATAATTCAGCCACGACAGAAGAGCTGTCCGCAGGGATGGAGGAGACGGCGGCTTCTACCGAGGAGATGACGGCAGCCATCCACGAGACCCTGAACAACGTCAGAATGATCAGCGCTAAGGTAAAAGAAGGCGCGGATGTATCGGGCCAGATTACGCAGCGGGCCCTGGAGCTTCAGCATGATGCAGTGACGTCCACAGAGAACGCTAAGCAGATCTACAGCTCGGTCCGCAGTGAGATGCAGCAGGCTATTGAGCAATCAGGAGCGATTCACGAGATCAATATATTGGCCGATACGATCCTCTCCATTACAAGCCAGACCAACCTTCTGGCGCTGAATGCGGCGATTGAAGCCGCGCGGGCAGGCGAGGCGGGCCGGGGCTTCGCCGTAGTAGCCGGGGAGATCCGCAAGCTCGCGGAGAAGTCCTCCGAGACGGCGTCAGGCATTCAAGAGGTGGTCAAAAATGTCTATGCCTCCGTGGAGCAGATGACCCGGCATTCCGAGGCCGTACTGAGCTTCATCGACCGCAATGTGCTGGGAGATTATGAGCGCCTGACCGAGGTCAGCCAGCAGTATAATGAGGATGCTTCCACGATTAACGGGCTGATGAACCAGTTCGAGGAAGCGGCCGATCATCTGAACGAGACCGTCTCCAGCATCGCCATCGCCGTCAACGAAGTGGCAGCTACCGTGAACGAGGGGGCTATCGGGGTGCAGGATATCGCCGAGAAGACGGCGGACATTGTGGAGAAGACCTTCCATGAAGCCACAATGGCCGACGAGAATACGCAGAGTGCTAAGGAGATGCAACAGCTGGTAGAGAAATTTATAATCTAA
- a CDS encoding stalk domain-containing protein gives MKHLAKIVLCVTISLGSLSALPASEVHAAPAGVSIMLDGYPLPFPVEPVMMNGTTMVPFRAISEALGIQVEWNQKARKITATRKDAAGSAPTVVVLTLGSKNAVVNGTGVKLAVAPQDIRGTTMLPLKFFSQQFGAAASWDQASKTVSITSPKRDMYTLGFYAQKAYSEVSLIPSFDAVAFGWARIDKNGQFTTTGKDFWWPEAAGEVTPESIVQNAAAGGTAPYLMIYSSDSSLELSKNLEDAQLQQQTIASIVDLASQKGFKGIGLDLEGLGLTGDKALVQSQYNAFVKNLSTAARAASLKLTVILHPLNSSYKGYDYKTLGTLADDLVIMAYAYEGETGPEPMNKVDESIRLALDQVSKEKLILGISVYSENEASVNAKIGLAKRYGLKGIAVWRLGIIGQPVLNRMGEAIEL, from the coding sequence ATGAAGCATCTGGCCAAAATAGTATTATGCGTAACGATCTCACTCGGCAGCCTCTCGGCACTTCCGGCAAGTGAGGTCCATGCTGCGCCTGCGGGTGTCAGTATCATGTTGGACGGTTATCCGCTGCCGTTCCCGGTAGAGCCGGTCATGATGAACGGGACGACTATGGTGCCCTTCCGCGCCATCTCTGAAGCATTGGGAATTCAGGTGGAATGGAATCAGAAGGCCCGCAAAATCACAGCCACCCGGAAGGACGCAGCTGGCAGTGCTCCAACCGTTGTGGTCCTGACTCTCGGCAGCAAAAATGCTGTCGTGAACGGGACCGGAGTGAAGCTTGCGGTAGCGCCGCAGGATATCCGCGGGACGACGATGCTTCCGCTCAAATTCTTCAGCCAGCAGTTCGGGGCGGCTGCCTCCTGGGATCAGGCGTCCAAGACCGTATCCATTACCTCCCCGAAGCGGGACATGTATACCTTGGGCTTCTACGCACAGAAGGCCTACAGTGAGGTCTCGCTCATTCCAAGCTTCGATGCGGTTGCTTTTGGCTGGGCGCGGATTGACAAGAACGGCCAGTTCACCACCACCGGCAAGGATTTCTGGTGGCCGGAGGCGGCAGGCGAGGTTACGCCGGAGTCGATTGTGCAGAATGCTGCGGCGGGAGGGACCGCTCCCTACCTGATGATCTATTCCAGTGACTCGTCACTGGAGCTGAGCAAGAATCTGGAGGACGCGCAGCTTCAGCAGCAGACGATTGCCAGTATCGTTGATTTAGCCTCGCAGAAGGGCTTCAAGGGCATCGGACTGGATCTGGAAGGATTGGGGCTGACGGGGGATAAGGCGCTGGTGCAGAGCCAATATAACGCTTTTGTCAAAAATCTCTCCACAGCCGCCCGTGCCGCCAGCCTCAAGCTGACCGTCATTCTGCATCCGCTGAACAGCTCCTACAAGGGGTATGATTACAAGACGCTGGGGACACTTGCGGACGATCTGGTCATTATGGCGTATGCCTACGAAGGGGAGACCGGGCCGGAGCCGATGAATAAGGTCGATGAGAGCATCCGGCTGGCACTTGATCAGGTCAGCAAGGAGAAGCTGATTCTCGGGATATCGGTCTACAGTGAGAACGAAGCCTCCGTCAATGCCAAGATCGGCCTGGCTAAGCGTTATGGCCTTAAGGGAATTGCGGTCTGGCGTCTGGGGATCATCGGCCAGCCGGTGCTGAACCGGATGGGAGAAGCTATCGAGCTGTAG
- a CDS encoding CD3324 family protein → MKYVNADLVLPQQLLQEIQKYMQGGMLYIPKPEGQRKRWGENSGGRSYLSARNQSIREHYASGLSVTELAEQFCLSGDSIKKIVYGSKQRG, encoded by the coding sequence ATGAAATATGTAAATGCAGACCTGGTATTACCGCAGCAGCTGCTGCAGGAGATTCAGAAATATATGCAGGGCGGGATGCTCTATATCCCGAAGCCTGAGGGACAGCGCAAGCGGTGGGGGGAGAATTCAGGCGGCAGATCTTACTTAAGCGCCCGGAACCAGTCCATTCGTGAGCATTATGCCAGCGGTCTGAGCGTAACCGAACTGGCGGAGCAATTCTGCCTGTCGGGCGACAGCATCAAGAAGATTGTGTATGGAAGCAAGCAGAGAGGGTAG
- a CDS encoding phosphotransferase enzyme family protein, translating into MKIEAATRNIVLQALKAYELDWTKIEYIKESDSITFKIETENKQKLLLRIHGERCSREEILSELEWLRHLSQTAGLIVPEGLPDSSGSYILETRSEAGGEAQQLNYVTLMRWVEGEHSAGNLPDEQLYAVGVMLAGMHEAGEQFVPSAEFTRPAWGADSFRKEWDKLEKYHTAMVSQASWALYQAAAIRILGELDAMTPDPGSYGLIHGDLHGGNVVFAEGKPRAIDFGLCGYGFYLHDLAAALLELSTEQRRSLIRGYSSVRALEPDYERKLECFFVKIMIGNYSHHISNPDELPSLREEQPYALAYLREYLADSRFLFKRIEPVIIE; encoded by the coding sequence ATGAAAATAGAAGCAGCAACAAGGAATATAGTACTCCAGGCGCTCAAGGCATACGAATTAGATTGGACAAAAATTGAATATATCAAGGAATCCGATAGTATCACGTTCAAGATTGAGACGGAAAACAAGCAGAAGCTGCTGCTGCGGATACATGGCGAACGCTGCAGCCGGGAGGAGATTCTGTCGGAGCTGGAATGGCTCAGACATCTCAGTCAGACAGCAGGCCTGATTGTTCCCGAAGGGCTGCCCGATTCAAGCGGCAGTTATATCCTGGAGACTAGAAGTGAAGCTGGCGGTGAAGCGCAGCAGCTTAACTATGTCACCCTGATGCGCTGGGTCGAAGGGGAGCATTCAGCGGGCAATCTGCCGGATGAGCAGCTATACGCTGTAGGCGTTATGCTGGCCGGGATGCATGAAGCGGGTGAACAGTTTGTTCCCTCAGCAGAGTTCACCCGTCCGGCTTGGGGAGCGGACAGCTTCCGCAAGGAATGGGACAAGCTGGAGAAGTATCATACGGCTATGGTGTCACAAGCTTCATGGGCGCTCTATCAGGCGGCTGCTATAAGAATCCTTGGTGAACTCGATGCTATGACGCCGGACCCCGGCAGCTATGGCCTGATCCACGGTGATCTGCACGGCGGGAATGTGGTGTTCGCTGAAGGCAAGCCGCGTGCCATCGATTTCGGCCTCTGCGGCTACGGCTTCTACCTCCATGATCTGGCCGCTGCTCTGCTGGAGCTCTCCACGGAGCAGCGCAGGAGCCTGATTCGAGGATATAGCAGCGTCCGTGCGCTGGAGCCTGATTATGAACGGAAGCTGGAATGCTTCTTTGTCAAGATCATGATCGGAAACTATAGCCATCACATCTCTAATCCGGACGAACTCCCCAGCTTACGGGAGGAACAGCCGTATGCGCTGGCCTATCTTAGAGAGTATCTGGCGGACTCCAGGTTTTTGTTCAAGAGAATTGAACCTGTGATAATAGAGTAA
- a CDS encoding bile acid:sodium symporter family protein, which yields MLGAVRRGLVSSNRVLERIMPLLTPAAIVVGVLNESLLLPLTWLVPWIFAGMTLIGSLKSNFRDLLAVLVKPQKLILLLVILHVVMPLIGWLAAMLFFPGDPYTVTGYVLLFAIPTGVVSVVWVSMHGGNIALTLALILIDTLLSPLIVPATLYVLMGASVQMDAGEMMRGLLWMVVLPSVAGMLLNQFSKGKISTACGPPLAPFVKVGLFTVVSINGASIARYLKHPDGKLVLIIAVTFVTVALGYVIGAFVSHRLHYDHESSVAVQFNSGMRNLSAGAVLAVRYFPPAVALPVISGMLFQQILAACSGMFIRSRVRRRQQQVRPVAVPTGASASPDSPGM from the coding sequence ATGCTTGGTGCAGTAAGACGCGGATTAGTATCATCCAACCGTGTACTGGAGCGGATCATGCCGCTGCTTACACCCGCAGCCATTGTGGTCGGTGTGCTTAACGAGAGTTTGCTGCTTCCGTTAACCTGGCTGGTGCCATGGATTTTTGCGGGTATGACGCTGATTGGCAGTCTGAAATCCAATTTTCGGGATCTGCTTGCCGTGCTGGTCAAGCCGCAGAAGCTGATTCTTCTGCTGGTGATCCTGCATGTGGTAATGCCGCTGATCGGCTGGCTGGCCGCGATGCTGTTTTTCCCGGGCGATCCTTATACGGTTACAGGGTATGTGCTGCTGTTCGCGATTCCAACCGGGGTGGTCAGTGTAGTCTGGGTATCCATGCATGGCGGGAATATCGCGCTTACGCTGGCGCTGATTCTGATCGATACGTTGTTATCGCCGTTGATTGTACCCGCTACCCTATATGTGCTGATGGGCGCAAGCGTACAGATGGATGCCGGTGAGATGATGCGGGGTCTGCTCTGGATGGTGGTGTTGCCATCCGTAGCGGGAATGCTGCTGAATCAATTCAGCAAAGGCAAGATCAGCACGGCCTGCGGTCCGCCGCTGGCCCCGTTTGTCAAGGTGGGCTTGTTCACCGTGGTCTCGATCAACGGGGCAAGCATTGCCCGGTATCTGAAGCATCCGGACGGCAAGCTCGTGCTGATTATCGCTGTTACCTTCGTTACGGTCGCGCTTGGCTACGTTATTGGAGCATTCGTCTCGCACCGCCTGCATTATGATCATGAGAGCTCCGTGGCCGTGCAGTTCAACTCCGGCATGCGTAATCTCAGTGCAGGCGCAGTATTGGCTGTGCGCTACTTCCCGCCAGCCGTGGCGCTGCCCGTAATCTCCGGAATGCTGTTCCAGCAGATTCTGGCTGCCTGCTCGGGTATGTTCATCCGTAGCAGAGTGAGACGGCGGCAGCAGCAAGTCAGGCCGGTAGCAGTGCCGACTGGTGCCTCAGCTTCGCCGGACAGCCCGGGCATGTAG